TTGGTTCCCCCGTGAGTAGGAAACGGGGCGGGAAAGAAATTTGATCAAGTTAATCTAATGtgacagagaaagaaaggaacGGGCCGCGCACCCACCCCGGAGCAGCCGGAGCAGATGGTATTTCATAACCAATCAATATCCCCGATTCTATTACCTAACCGGTTTTACATTTATATGTAAAGTAGCTATTCCAGCGCAGGAACAGATGGCTTTAAATATCTTCCTGGGGACGCTTATGTAAGGGCCACATAAAACTCTTCCGCATCCCGAACTCGGAGCTCTTCAAACTCCGCCGGCGTGCAGATTTGTGacatatgttttgttttgatgcGGCTTTTGCGGGGACAGCGTGAGAATATGCAGCGTTGCGTTCAGGGAACGGAGCTTTTTATGGGGCCTTTCATTTACCCGCACAGACAGGTGCGTCTCTGTGCTGCCTTTAAAGCTCCGTCTGTCACGGTGCTTCCGGTTCGTGGATGATCACTCGTGAATGAGATTCAGTGTCTTCAAGAGTCGCTTCGGCGTGTTTTCAGTGGCACAAATCCAAACTGAATGTTTCGATACGGGGGGAAGAAAACGTGTTTAGCTGATCAATAGAGGGAGCCGGTAAGTTATCAGGCCGTTgcattaattaattaaagtgATTTGAGTATTTATGTGGACAGAACTCCGCGTGTTGCAAATGGACTCGTGTATTTTGCTAAATATTAACCAACCACACTTAAGGTTTTCATTTAATTAGGTAACACAGCAGAAGACTCACATCAAATCTGGATACAAACAaggaaagccccccccccccaatggaaCAGGGACCCCCGCCCTACTCTTTACCCTTCACCCGGAGCATGATGGGAAGTTGACCGGTCACCTGCTACATCACATGTGTGCTACATCCATGAAGACCCCGTCTCTGAGCGTCGGTGTGGAAGAATGCAGAGAGACGGTGctgtggaccccccccaccccacccccttcacccccccccccccccccccccccacaggtacTAAAAGGGTTTAGGAAATCCGCTGAGCTGAGCAGCCACCCGGGTCGTGTGCTTGGTCAGAATTCTTTaaggccttttttcttttcgtcAGAAAGTTGTGATGACATCCTCGTGCTCGACCGAAGCGGCTCCGGTCCAAACGCAACAGTTTTTGGTCATAAACACCACATCAAAAGAGAAACGCGCCACGTGGGCACTCATGCATCCACAGCCGGTGCTATACATTCTCTGGCACATGCACTCACATGCAGGGAGCCGATAGAATAACTGATGCGCCTGGAAAAGAGGGCTGAATTCCACCATGACGCAATCGCTCTGGCGCGCAAGTGTCGCTAACGCCGCAGCCGTGCCACCGGCGGGTCCCTTCACACCGATTTCCTCCTGCAGCGAGGGAAGTCCTGGAAGCTGTGCCTGGGCGAGAGCGTGCTCTCCGGGGAGGAGAGCCCCGTGCGGTCCCTGGACCCGGGCGAGCAGCCCCGGATCCTGTACGACACCGAGCTGCAGTAGGCGGAATtgaggcggcagcggcggcggtcGCCGCGGGAGACCAGGGGGCTGTCGCAGAGCCCCAGGCGGTAGCAGacgcaggagcagagggagctgaGGCTGGACCCCGGCCGGCCGCTGAtgtggaggcggagcctgttGCTGCGGGGGCTTCCTCGCTCCCGGTGCTCCGCCGGAGAGGTGATGAGGTTGGTGCAGCTGGTTCCTTCCTCCATCGGCAGGAAGAGCGTGCTGTGGCTGCGGCCGTGCGCCACGccgcccctgctcctctctctgagGACGCCCCTGCTCGGCTCCCCCGCCACGCGGACGCCGCCCAGGGCCCCGCCCAGGAGGCCCCGCTCCCTCTTCAACGAAGCCCTCTCCTGAGCATCCCTCCGTTCGTCCTCGGTGTTCATGGTGAGGAAGCGAAGCACCACCAGGTTCAAGAAGGCCCCGATGACGGTCAGGCCCACCAGGATGTAGATGAAGCTGAAGGCCACGTAGGGCGTCTTCTCCTGCAGGTCCCCCTTCTTCTGCAGGGCCACGAAATCCCCGAAGCCGATGGTGGTGAGCGTGatgaagcagtagtagtaagcGTGGAAGAAGGTCCACCCCTCAAAGTGGGAGAAGGCGGCGGCTCCAACGCAGAGAGTCCCGATGCAGGACAGGAAGCCCACCAGGACCATGTTCTCCATGGACACCTCGGTCCGCCGGAACCCCAGGCACTGCTTGGTCttgtggaggaggaagcggaCGAAGGTGTTCATCCTCTCTCCCAGGCTCTGGAACATGACCAGAGTCAGTGGAATGCCCAGAACAGCGTAGAACATGCAGAAGACTTTTCCTGCGTCGGTGCCCGGGGCCGCGTGACCGTAACCTTCAGGCGGAGCGGAGAACAAGGGAAGAACAACGTGTGAATGTTTGATTTGCAGGTGTTTTCCTGCACGAGGGTCAAACGTCACGTTCGTGCTCTAAATGCATCGCGAGGAAACCCTCAAACTTACCAATGGTGGTTATCACCGTGATGGCAAAGTAGAAAGAGCCGGCGAATTTCCACTGGCGGCCGGCGCGGTGGGGCTCAGCCTGCAGCACCACGCGCTCGATTTCGCGGTAGTCGTCCTCCGAAAATCGGTACTTCTTCTTCATCTCGCTGCGCTTCTGCTCCAGGACGCGCCTGCGGGAGCTCTCCGACCCGGACTCCAGCGCGTCAAAGACCGCGGCGCCGACCAGCAGGTAGGAGAACATGCAGAGGATGAGCGACAGGGTCCGGACGTTCTGCTTCTTCATCCTCGGCGTCGGCGTGGGCGGATCGGCGCCGTCACAGGTGAAGCTGCTCTTCAGCGCGGAGGCGCCACATCTGCGGCGCAGCCTGTTGCGTGAGAGGCGGCGGAGGCACGCGAGCGAATCCGAGCGACGCGGGGGATGAGCGCGGCGCCGGGTTTGGACTCCGGCGCGGTTGTAAATAGAATAAGACGCGCGGTCTGCCCGTGCGCGCGGGGGGAGATCGATGCTCTCCGCACGGTCATCTGGGGCCCCTGTTCCTGTCTTCGCATGCGCAAAGCGGCCCCCGAGAAGAGGCTGCGCGCGTCCgttgtggtttgtgttttacacacatgcacgctgcaTCTGTGCGCAACAAGTGCGGTCCTGACACGaccctgctgggggggggggggggcaagactCTGCACCTGCAAGCTCTCCACGGACGCTTAAAGGAGCACctttcttatttaaaaaaaaaaaagttgtgtgATTTCACTGAAACTCTCGACAGATAATTAAGAACACAAATTAAACAAATGGCTACAATCTGAATAATGGGTTTATGATCGTAACAGTGAACTATACCACGTGACTCTACCCGGAAACGCTTCGAGAAGAGTCTGATATCGCGTATTTAAGTGGTTTTCTCTGGCAACAGTTACGCATCAGGGAGCTGCGCTGACTCTTCTTCACTGCGCGCTCGTGGAAACCTACTGGTGCCACTGGTTGCCGTGGCAACCGCTCCAGAAGCACAGAGGGCCCGACTGGATCCAGGCTGTGATCCGGGGGGCCGTTAAACTGACACTGATGTCATTGCAtcgcaaaacacacacagacacacacactcacgctcacactcacactctctcacacacacacacactcacactctctcacacacgcacacacactgccgGCATCATTCACTCTTGGAATTAACTAAGGAAGCCCAAAACTCCCATCACTCCTGCTAAGACATCCAGTCACCCATTTATGGTTTTAAGTCCCCCGAGAAGCTCCTGTGAGAGAGAAACCGGTTGATTCCTGTCAGATCAGCTGAAACAAACCCTTTCGATCTATAAATATGAAGATGCTCGTCCATATTCAGCGAGAGCACAAAATAGCAACAGCAAACAGAGGATGCTTGCAGAGCAGACTGGTTTCCACAGTAACTAAAACCAAAAATAGAAACCCACACCAGCGGCCTTTCAGCACCAAATCCCCGGTGATAATGCACACTTCTATTTATACCACCCAGAGACGGATGTTGTCATGTGTACATCCGTCTGTCCGACCACCCAAACGGTCCAATTAAATCCTCTCACCCGCCACCTTTGGTGCTGCCGAGCTTTATGGGAACATGAGTGAAGATGCTGCACGGTGTCATGAGGACGTGGCAAGATTGGGTCTGAATGTGTGCGGGATTGTAAAAGGTCAGCGCCAAAAAGTGCTGCCTTTGATACGAGCTCAGGAATAAAATATTCAGCGTGGTTGCATGGCAGAGCAGTAGAATTTGGATGTTTCCTGACCTTTTAACCTTCACGATCATCCCAAACTGTTTCAGATTTCTAGGTGTGTTTCCATAAAAGGAATGGCAATGATTTTAATGTTATAGTATTAATCTGGGAGCAGATTGATATCAATGGGGTGGTTTAATGGCAACTTCCGTGGCCGTCACGGCTGTTTTTGGAGCTTTAACCTGCCTGACTCGTCCGCTGGTCTGCAGATATTACCGCTATCAACCAACGCAGCGACACTGTTGCCTTCCCGTCATGTCGGAAATTTGCGTGGCGTGATAAAGGGACCGCTTATTAACCTCATTAAGCAGCAGAGAACACCAAAGAACGCGTCGAACGGCTCCATCATCTTCGAACGTTGATGTCCgtcacatttaaatgcattttatttctctcctctcaAACCGTAAGACCAAAGTTAATGACACGCGAGTAACTTTCTTTCTAATGTTCCATCCCAACAACAACTTAACACGTTTAATTCTGCATCCTGGGTTTGCTTTAAAACAGCGAATCCCCCTTTTTAAATGCACCGCTAATACAACTCTTCAATGAAATTGAAACGACGTGTCGGTTTAGAGGAGGCGTGAGGTTGTAAATTCCGAGCCGTCCGTGAAGGCAGcagcgctgctgcagccgccGACGGTGCCGCTGCTGTCTGACGATGGTCGACGGGAGAACGGCTGGTCCAGGCCGTCCTCACATAACCTGAACATGCAGCCGTAACCGAGGCGTTGCGACGCTCCGCACCTTTAGTCAGCGTTAGTGGGCAACGTTTGCAGCTATGGAGGACGACGACGTTTGCGAGTACGACTCGACCTGGGACACGGAGAGTGATGGAGACGACCCGGCCGGAGAGAGCCAGACGCGTCGGTCATGTCCGGAGAAAAACAGATCTGGCTGGTCACTAAACGTACCCGCTTTTGTTATTTATTATAAACTGTAGAATGCGTTATTCCACGCAGCCAGGCGCTGCTATCACTGCCCTGACTGGAAGCTAATGGTAGCTGTgtgcctctgtgctgcagccttgCTAACTAGCCTAGCCAGCCGCTACTGTTAGCTAATGTGTAAGTTACAATGCGTGGGCGATTTGAAATCTTTACGCCGGGTTGTTTACAGTGTTTACCCTGCGTGCATTTGCCCGCAGGTGTAATTTTCCAGCGTTTCACGCCCTTttagtggaggaggagaaaggcgTTAGCTCGCACCCAGCTGCACAGCGTTATCCTGTCACCAGAAACGCTGCTTATTGTTGTATCTGCAGCGGAGCTAACCCCGTTTGTGCCGCCCAGTCGAGTGCATTTCACACCTCATTGATTCGATACCCTGTTTTCCTCAGTGGCATCACACGTCCAGGAACATGAGGGCAGCGAAGGACATGCAGAACTACCGGAGAGAGTATCCGGTGAGTAGCTGCCAAGGTTCCGGCTGAAGTGCAGCCGAAACACGGCCCTGACGGTGCTTCTGGTTATTGTTTGGCAGAATCTCACAGACGACGAGTGCTCAGAAGACAAAATGAACAACCTGCAGTTTTATCTGAATAAATATCCCTCTGCTCCCGACGGTAAAGCTGCTGGTGTTCTTACAGAGGATCAGTGTTTGGGGACTCTGTAGTGACTTGAGTCTCTCTGATTCGCCACAGACGTCTACATCGATTCTTTCCTGAAGGACTGGAAGAATGACTACAAAAGACTGGAGCGGGTCCACTCGTACATTCAGTGGTAGGTGTCAGAAGTTAAAGCCCCCCTGCAGCTCGTCTCGGCCTCGGCGTTCCGATTACGTCTCCCCACGTTAAATGTCCACTCGACCTTGTTCGCCGCTGTCGGGCTGCATTTTTAGGCTGGTTTCCTGTAGTCACTTTGTCGTCTcactcctgaaccctcctcttcctctggatAAAGGTTGTTTCCACTTCGGGAGCCGGGGGTTAATTACATGGCTTCAGAACTTACCAAAAAGGAAATCAAGGTAAGCAAGACTCAGAACTAAAAGAAAACCTTTCTCACTGAATTTGACTTCTGGCCCGGTGCAGGATAAATATAAAGGTGAACGtcacgttgccatggagactgaGGTCCGATAGAGGAGTCTGCAAAATATCCCAGCCAGTCACGTGTTAACATAAACACCAGAGCCTGCAATAAAGTGCGGCAAAGCGCTctgagcgccctctggtggccactTTTAGTTTCAGGGAATCACGAGAAGCAGCAAACGTCTGATCTCGGCGCCCTGTCGTCAACAGGCTTTCAAGGAGAACGAGGACGCCAAAAAGCGCCTGGTGGAGGCCTACGAGCTCATGTTGGGCTTCTACGGCATTCGCCTGGTCAACAAGGAAACGGGTGAAGTGAAGCGGGCTGAGAACTGGAAGGAGCGCTTCGGGAACCTGGAGAGGTTGAATATTTAACCGCGGTTGTGTTAGAGGTGTGTAGGCTTTGTTCTGGTCGGTGACACGGTCGTCTCTCGCAGGAACATGCACAACAACCTGCGCATTACTCGCATCCTGAAGAGCCTGGGAGAGCTGGGCTTCCGGcactaccaggcccccctggtGCGCTTCTTCCTGGAGGAGACGCTGGTGAAGAAGACCCTGGGCAGCGTCAAACGCAGCGTGCTCGACTACTTCCTCTTCGCCGTCCGGGACAAGGAGAAGCGCCAGGAGCTGGTGCACTTCGCCTACAATCATTTTGAGCCAA
This genomic window from Takifugu rubripes chromosome 3, fTakRub1.2, whole genome shotgun sequence contains:
- the LOC101069354 gene encoding potassium channel subfamily K member 15-like, whose amino-acid sequence is MKKQNVRTLSLILCMFSYLLVGAAVFDALESGSESSRRRVLEQKRSEMKKKYRFSEDDYREIERVVLQAEPHRAGRQWKFAGSFYFAITVITTIGYGHAAPGTDAGKVFCMFYAVLGIPLTLVMFQSLGERMNTFVRFLLHKTKQCLGFRRTEVSMENMVLVGFLSCIGTLCVGAAAFSHFEGWTFFHAYYYCFITLTTIGFGDFVALQKKGDLQEKTPYVAFSFIYILVGLTVIGAFLNLVVLRFLTMNTEDERRDAQERASLKRERGLLGGALGGVRVAGEPSRGVLRERSRGGVAHGRSHSTLFLPMEEGTSCTNLITSPAEHRERGSPRSNRLRLHISGRPGSSLSSLCSCVCYRLGLCDSPLVSRGDRRRCRLNSAYCSSVSYRIRGCSPGSRDRTGLSSPESTLSPRHSFQDFPRCRRKSV
- the ogfr gene encoding opioid growth factor receptor yields the protein MEDDDVCEYDSTWDTESDGDDPAGESQTRRSCPEKNRSGWSLNWHHTSRNMRAAKDMQNYRREYPNLTDDECSEDKMNNLQFYLNKYPSAPDDVYIDSFLKDWKNDYKRLERVHSYIQWLFPLREPGVNYMASELTKKEIKAFKENEDAKKRLVEAYELMLGFYGIRLVNKETGEVKRAENWKERFGNLERNMHNNLRITRILKSLGELGFRHYQAPLVRFFLEETLVKKTLGSVKRSVLDYFLFAVRDKEKRQELVHFAYNHFEPKDKFVWCPRKIQKQFKKAEKCKDGEAVEDGAVRVAKEPRGAEKRASKDKNKPHESPQGPKTDAEAARNGNPDAESGNEMSVNGESFPDDVDDMDQSFSPDTVTMNKPCAGKEAELSDASKEADNMLTDGEEEAEKKPKKKREEKPQSNGAAAALASSPPEERGGAGKPTGQAGSSGQTPLKTLKHSPSPFLGREEKIPRTDFSEASDKKEDEGTSQADASATNGPAKSAQGGESEPANGKDPEDVDMESQASTSVANAQNS